In a genomic window of Rubripirellula tenax:
- a CDS encoding LamG-like jellyroll fold domain-containing protein, translated as MNLFLFRFRLCMTASMASLLLASLALAHEGHEGHEGDHDHDHASTSEDQRKIFTTRGEHKSLPLTKEEDVFHFVIYGDRTGGVPAGLKVLEQAVVDTNLLDPDLVMTVGDLIQGYNEPPEWMEQMVEFKEIMNGLKMRWFPVAGNHDVYWRGKTPPPPGQHESNYEKHFGPLWYSFRHKDAGFIVLYSDEGDPETNAKGFHEGRLQTMSDAQLDFLKIALDEHKERENVFVFLHHPRWVGRGYAGGNWDVVHETLKSAGNVSAVFAGHIHQMRFDGPKDGIEYYALATTGGHLSADFPGAGYLHHLNVVTVRKSGISVSALPIGSVIDPKDFTEEFLAEMGKAQRIRPEQTDHQILLDVDGSASGTLEFTIKNPASNPVDVTVSLDQPGGDWKTTLDHDHFTVAAGQSKLVELELRRLPDPKSDLVIPRLRLDLDYVGESARIALPPVFTPIAIGLSAVPADYFADQPNRCLNMTTERDAVRIESSDLKLGDGPFTLEAWVNPSQLAGMRGVVAKTESSEFAIFMDEGVPQFDVHLNGKYVSAKATGLLSVGQWTHLAGVFDGTTVRLYVNGNLAGSTPGQGTRKRNRLPLYIGADTNPNGGATRSFLGKIDEVRITEGADYADAFSPVRRLTVSAKTKLMLHLDRTIGPFVLDQSSSATMGLLGESGQLVAAD; from the coding sequence ATGAATCTCTTCCTGTTTCGCTTTCGGCTTTGCATGACCGCGTCGATGGCCAGTCTTTTACTGGCTTCGTTGGCTCTCGCCCACGAAGGTCATGAGGGTCATGAGGGTGATCACGACCACGACCACGCGTCGACTTCAGAAGATCAGCGAAAGATCTTTACCACCCGTGGTGAGCACAAGTCGCTGCCGCTGACCAAAGAAGAGGACGTTTTTCATTTCGTCATCTATGGTGACCGAACCGGTGGCGTTCCTGCGGGCTTGAAGGTTTTAGAACAAGCCGTGGTCGATACAAACTTGCTCGATCCCGACCTGGTCATGACGGTGGGCGATTTGATTCAAGGCTACAACGAGCCGCCGGAATGGATGGAGCAGATGGTCGAGTTCAAGGAGATCATGAACGGGCTGAAAATGCGATGGTTCCCCGTTGCCGGAAATCACGATGTTTATTGGCGAGGCAAAACGCCGCCACCGCCTGGTCAGCATGAATCCAATTACGAGAAACACTTTGGTCCGTTGTGGTATTCCTTCCGACACAAAGACGCGGGTTTCATCGTCTTGTATAGCGACGAAGGTGACCCCGAAACAAACGCCAAGGGTTTTCACGAAGGTCGATTGCAAACGATGAGCGACGCGCAATTGGACTTTCTTAAAATAGCACTCGATGAGCACAAAGAACGCGAGAACGTCTTTGTTTTCTTGCACCATCCCCGCTGGGTCGGGCGCGGTTACGCTGGTGGGAATTGGGACGTCGTTCACGAAACCTTGAAGTCGGCCGGAAATGTGTCCGCCGTTTTTGCAGGTCATATTCACCAGATGCGTTTTGATGGCCCCAAGGATGGAATCGAATACTACGCGCTGGCGACGACGGGCGGACATCTGTCGGCGGACTTTCCCGGCGCCGGATACTTGCATCACTTGAACGTCGTGACCGTTCGTAAAAGCGGGATCTCCGTTTCTGCGCTTCCCATCGGTTCGGTCATCGACCCGAAAGATTTTACGGAAGAATTCTTGGCCGAAATGGGCAAGGCGCAACGAATTCGTCCTGAGCAAACGGATCACCAAATTTTGCTGGACGTCGATGGCTCGGCTTCGGGTACGTTGGAATTCACAATCAAGAATCCCGCGTCCAACCCCGTGGATGTGACCGTGTCACTTGATCAGCCAGGTGGTGATTGGAAAACAACGCTTGACCACGATCACTTCACTGTTGCTGCGGGGCAGTCAAAGTTGGTCGAACTCGAATTACGTCGGTTGCCGGATCCGAAGTCCGATTTGGTGATCCCACGACTTCGATTGGACTTGGACTATGTCGGGGAATCCGCACGGATCGCATTGCCGCCGGTGTTCACGCCCATTGCGATCGGTTTGTCGGCTGTCCCGGCGGACTACTTTGCGGACCAACCCAACCGTTGTTTGAATATGACAACGGAACGTGACGCCGTGCGAATCGAATCTTCTGATCTGAAGCTGGGCGATGGCCCTTTTACGTTAGAAGCGTGGGTCAATCCTTCGCAGTTGGCTGGCATGCGTGGCGTGGTCGCAAAAACTGAAAGCAGTGAGTTTGCAATCTTCATGGATGAAGGCGTGCCGCAATTCGATGTACATTTGAATGGCAAGTATGTTTCAGCGAAGGCGACCGGGTTATTGTCGGTAGGCCAGTGGACTCATTTGGCCGGGGTTTTCGACGGTACAACGGTACGGCTCTACGTCAACGGAAACTTGGCCGGTTCAACGCCCGGTCAAGGCACACGCAAGCGAAACCGTTTGCCGCTCTACATCGGTGCAGACACGAACCCCAATGGGGGCGCGACTCGCAGTTTTCTTGGGAAAATTGACGAAGTCCGCATCACCGAGGGAGCTGACTATGCGGACGCCTTTTCGCCCGTTCGCCGTTTGACGGTCTCGGCGAAGACGAAACTAATGCTCCACCTGGATCGCACCATCGGCCCTTTTGTGCTCGATCAGAGCTCGTCAGCGACGATGGGGCTGTTGGGTGAATCAGGGCAACTCGTCGCCGCTGACTGA
- a CDS encoding superoxide dismutase family protein, whose protein sequence is MLRSLFTASTVFSIAFLTVPQLSAQEVKAHADHAEGAHAAMPNLGIAVVVPTKENKVRGVIRLSQTGDHLHVVGKIRNLSPGEHGFHIHEFGDLRNMEDGTSAGGHFNPSGAPHGAPDHGHVGDLGNITADGEGVASIDITVKNTQLHFVLGRAFVIHADKDDLTSQPSGAAGPRVGLGIIGVGNPEFKYAPKE, encoded by the coding sequence ATGCTTCGCTCTCTCTTTACCGCGTCCACCGTTTTCTCCATTGCGTTTCTGACCGTACCACAGCTTTCAGCCCAAGAAGTAAAGGCTCACGCTGATCATGCCGAGGGTGCTCACGCGGCGATGCCTAACCTTGGAATTGCGGTCGTGGTGCCGACAAAGGAAAACAAAGTTCGGGGCGTGATTCGCCTTTCCCAAACCGGCGATCACCTTCACGTGGTCGGCAAAATTCGCAACTTGTCACCGGGCGAACATGGGTTTCACATTCATGAATTTGGTGACCTACGTAATATGGAAGACGGCACCAGCGCCGGCGGTCACTTCAACCCCAGCGGTGCCCCGCATGGCGCGCCCGATCACGGTCACGTCGGTGACCTTGGAAACATCACCGCCGATGGCGAAGGCGTTGCGAGTATCGACATTACCGTAAAGAACACCCAACTGCACTTTGTGCTCGGTCGTGCCTTTGTGATTCACGCGGACAAGGACGACTTGACCAGTCAGCCCAGCGGTGCGGCCGGTCCTCGCGTGGGACTCGGAATCATCGGAGTCGGCAATCCCGAATTCAAGTACGCACCAAAAGAATAA